One genomic window of Paenibacillus xylanilyticus includes the following:
- a CDS encoding HU family DNA-binding protein, translating to MDKEQLIAEVAKAGGFSKKNADKAVTVVLDSILEALKDGQDVQLVGFGKFEVQTREARMGKSRRTGKEIQLPAGKVPVFTAGLMMKEALN from the coding sequence ATGGATAAGGAACAATTGATAGCCGAAGTAGCCAAAGCTGGCGGGTTCTCCAAAAAGAATGCAGACAAGGCCGTAACTGTCGTCCTTGATTCAATTCTAGAGGCCTTAAAAGATGGCCAAGACGTTCAGCTTGTCGGATTCGGAAAATTTGAGGTGCAAACGCGTGAAGCACGTATGGGCAAAAGTCGGAGAACCGGCAAGGAAATTCAGCTTCCGGCAGGGAAAGTCCCTGTATTCACGGCAGGATTGATGATGAAAGAAGCTTTGAATTAA
- a CDS encoding ABC transporter ATP-binding protein has translation MAMGKVLISGRHLTKVYGTGNRKKAAVDDVSFDFHEGEIISIVGESGSGKTTLAKMIMGLLKETSGTIEYNGKPRQLGRYRERKAYWKDIQAIFQDPFSSFNVFHRVEKLLVDCIKLQGLKLSQDEAYIKMKEACSFVNLKFEELYNKYPFELSGGQMQRLMIARIFMLHPKVLIADEPTSMVDACSRSTILDMLLKLRDENRMTIVFITHDVGLAYYVSDTICIMEHGRMVEAGKAEEVIHHAEHPYTRQLINDVPKIHSPWVLE, from the coding sequence ATGGCGATGGGCAAGGTACTGATCAGCGGCCGTCATCTGACGAAGGTATACGGTACAGGCAACCGTAAAAAGGCGGCGGTAGACGATGTCAGCTTTGATTTTCACGAAGGCGAGATTATTTCGATTGTTGGAGAGAGCGGCAGTGGCAAGACCACGCTTGCGAAGATGATTATGGGCCTGCTTAAGGAAACGAGTGGGACCATTGAATATAACGGAAAACCGAGGCAGCTTGGACGATATCGTGAACGCAAAGCCTATTGGAAGGATATCCAGGCGATTTTCCAGGATCCGTTTTCCTCGTTCAATGTTTTTCACCGGGTAGAGAAGCTGCTCGTGGATTGCATTAAATTGCAAGGCTTGAAGCTCAGCCAGGATGAGGCGTACATCAAAATGAAGGAAGCATGTTCCTTCGTAAACCTGAAGTTTGAGGAGTTGTACAACAAATATCCGTTCGAGCTGTCCGGTGGACAGATGCAGCGGTTAATGATTGCGAGAATTTTCATGCTGCACCCGAAAGTGCTGATCGCCGATGAGCCTACTTCCATGGTAGATGCCTGTTCGCGCTCCACCATTCTGGATATGCTGCTCAAGCTGCGTGATGAGAACCGGATGACCATTGTGTTTATTACCCATGATGTGGGTCTCGCCTATTATGTGAGCGATACGATCTGCATTATGGAACACGGGCGGATGGTGGAGGCAGGAAAAGCAGAGGAAGTCATTCACCATGCGGAGCATCCCTATACAAGGCAGTTGATTAATGATGTCCCCAAGATACACTCCCCCTGGGTGTTGGAGTAA
- a CDS encoding tyrosine-type recombinase/integrase, with protein MDKVSGVPVHGEMVVQEFIHKLTIQAKLTPKTLREYASDLKHFLEWCKANTAFGDKDIRIENMDLSTLMSYRDYSQNVLQLKPATINRRLITLKRLFKWAAAESKISSDPSKPLKFIPEDKVSPRRMTAREEEAFLSAVEQGNSLRDQTILILMFHTGLRTMEVCNLEPIDIELGKRSGQLTVRADKRNGQRRIPLDTVCVTMLRKYMESLSPGSPYLFPSEKTNDRLTERALRHLIKKVMTAAGLEGLSSHDLRHRFGYAMAERVPLHRLAEMMGHTNPDRTMIYVKGLNASPVEQEKETHHLD; from the coding sequence ATGGATAAGGTTTCTGGTGTGCCGGTGCATGGGGAAATGGTTGTTCAGGAATTCATACATAAGCTTACCATTCAGGCTAAATTGACTCCCAAAACATTAAGGGAATATGCGAGTGATCTGAAACATTTTCTAGAATGGTGCAAAGCTAATACGGCATTTGGAGATAAGGATATCCGGATTGAAAACATGGATCTGTCCACATTAATGAGCTACCGTGATTATTCGCAGAACGTTTTGCAGCTGAAGCCAGCTACGATTAACCGCAGACTGATTACACTGAAGCGTTTATTCAAATGGGCTGCAGCAGAGTCCAAAATTAGCAGTGATCCTTCCAAACCATTAAAGTTTATCCCCGAAGACAAGGTGAGCCCTCGCCGAATGACAGCCAGAGAAGAAGAAGCTTTCCTCTCTGCGGTCGAACAGGGGAATTCCCTGCGGGATCAGACCATCTTGATCTTGATGTTTCATACGGGGCTGCGGACGATGGAGGTATGCAATCTGGAGCCAATCGATATCGAACTGGGCAAGCGAAGCGGGCAGCTTACAGTGCGGGCCGATAAACGAAACGGACAACGAAGAATTCCGCTGGATACGGTGTGTGTTACGATGTTGAGAAAGTATATGGAAAGTCTGAGTCCAGGTAGCCCTTACCTGTTCCCTTCGGAGAAGACTAACGATCGTTTGACCGAAAGGGCGCTTCGCCATTTGATTAAAAAAGTAATGACCGCAGCCGGATTGGAAGGACTAAGTTCACATGATCTGCGTCATCGGTTTGGCTATGCCATGGCTGAGCGTGTTCCACTCCATCGTCTGGCTGAAATGATGGGACATACGAATCCAGATCGAACAATGATATATGTAAAAGGGTTAAATGCCAGTCCCGTCGAGCAGGAGAAGGAAACTCATCACTTGGATTGA
- a CDS encoding ABC transporter ATP-binding protein: MDQPILQVSGLKTYYRTRLKENVYAVDGVEFGLKEGQTLGIAGESGCGKSTLALSLMGFYFPPLHYGSGSIRINGTDIMQLNKEQLRSRILGKEIAYIPQAAMNALNPTLRIIRFIEDIMKEHRPEMKRQEVRRMAAERFQSLNLSPDVLDMYPNELSGGMKQRTVIAISTILNPKVLIADEPTSALDVTSQKAVIRLLKDLLKREVIKSLVFITHELPLLYHVTDEIMVMYAGEIVERGTADQMIFNPLHPYTRKLMGSIIVPEEGMKEHKLAAIPGAPPNLKHVPEGCRFAERCTLVTDECRQGKIENIQVQERIYRCLLTPEILEQIRKEEQLDS, encoded by the coding sequence ATGGACCAACCTATACTTCAGGTCAGCGGCCTCAAAACCTATTACCGTACCCGGCTCAAAGAGAATGTTTATGCGGTGGACGGGGTGGAGTTTGGACTGAAAGAAGGGCAGACGCTAGGCATTGCGGGGGAGTCCGGCTGCGGCAAGTCAACACTGGCACTCAGCCTGATGGGCTTCTATTTCCCTCCCCTACATTATGGCAGTGGTTCGATCCGGATCAATGGCACGGACATCATGCAGCTGAACAAGGAGCAGCTGCGCTCCCGCATTCTCGGAAAGGAAATTGCCTATATTCCGCAAGCTGCTATGAATGCACTTAATCCAACGCTGCGCATTATCCGTTTCATCGAGGATATTATGAAGGAACATCGTCCGGAGATGAAGCGTCAGGAAGTGCGGAGGATGGCAGCCGAGCGTTTCCAATCGCTGAATCTGTCGCCGGATGTGCTGGATATGTATCCGAATGAATTGTCCGGTGGCATGAAGCAGCGAACCGTCATTGCCATCTCAACCATCTTGAATCCCAAAGTGCTCATTGCGGATGAACCGACTTCCGCTCTGGATGTGACATCACAGAAGGCGGTCATCCGTCTGCTGAAGGATTTGCTGAAACGCGAAGTGATCAAGTCCCTGGTGTTTATCACCCATGAGCTGCCGCTTCTGTATCATGTCACGGATGAGATTATGGTCATGTATGCCGGCGAAATTGTAGAACGGGGAACGGCGGACCAGATGATCTTCAATCCACTGCATCCATACACCCGTAAGCTGATGGGGTCCATCATTGTGCCGGAAGAAGGGATGAAGGAACATAAGCTTGCAGCGATACCTGGCGCTCCGCCCAATCTGAAGCATGTGCCTGAAGGCTGTAGATTCGCAGAGCGCTGCACGCTGGTTACAGACGAATGTCGTCAGGGCAAGATTGAGAATATCCAAGTGCAAGAACGGATCTATCGCTGCCTGCTGACACCGGAAATCCTGGAGCAGATCAGGAAAGAAGAGCAGCTTGATTCATGA
- a CDS encoding ABC transporter substrate-binding protein produces MRVKSAAKPLIALLLSAALLAGCQSVQPPSVSEPQGTVDPPAATTQNEPAPQTNQETPRNETLYVNGLQWGPPTNFNLLSGNPAFPVNYGNSRELLYETLFMVNQLDGALEPLLGKSYEWTDDTTLRIELNADAKWSDGTAFTADDVVYTYELGKKYDINWSSFWTYIQEVKADGAQSVEIKLNPDNPNKLTVLDSIELIPMLPKHIWEEIEKKNNNDLTAIRKEINDNPVGTGAYKLHFYNDQKITVIRDDNYWGQKLFGKLPAPKYITHVIYKDNAAGDLAFKSGQVDVSQQFIPQVWKMWEGGAPVKTYLKDAPYYLPGSMPSIFFNLSKAGLDNADVRRAIAMSINYDKISELAMSGYSAPMQPSLTLNSDAESKYIDQNAIKSLQWTTDVEGANALLDSIGAAKGKDGIRVLNGTRLGPFEIECPYGWSDWNAALEIVAQSAKAIGIEIRTKFPESPVWTNDLQTGKFDIIMNTPAGGVSPSQPWNRAMTIMYSKGVAPLGEMAFWNWGRYQNDRADAIIEEIPSVSDEAKLKSLYTELNTIWLKDIPSIPLMYRPWVFDTVNESVWKGFPSEGDGTNIPPQISMDGAGIKALYQIHN; encoded by the coding sequence ATGCGAGTCAAGAGTGCTGCAAAACCGCTCATCGCCCTGTTATTGTCGGCTGCTCTATTGGCCGGATGCCAAAGTGTTCAGCCACCGTCGGTAAGTGAACCGCAAGGAACGGTAGATCCACCTGCTGCAACGACCCAAAATGAACCGGCACCACAAACCAATCAGGAGACTCCGCGCAACGAGACGCTGTATGTCAATGGATTGCAGTGGGGACCTCCCACCAACTTCAATCTGCTCAGCGGCAATCCCGCCTTCCCTGTGAATTACGGAAACTCCAGGGAACTCCTGTATGAGACCTTATTTATGGTGAACCAGCTGGATGGAGCACTTGAGCCGCTGCTCGGCAAGTCATATGAATGGACGGATGATACGACACTGCGGATTGAGCTGAACGCAGATGCGAAGTGGAGTGACGGCACGGCTTTTACCGCAGATGATGTGGTGTACACCTATGAACTGGGCAAAAAATACGACATTAACTGGAGCAGTTTCTGGACCTACATTCAGGAAGTGAAAGCAGACGGAGCCCAGTCCGTGGAAATCAAGCTGAACCCTGATAATCCCAACAAACTGACCGTCCTGGATAGCATTGAGTTAATCCCGATGCTGCCGAAGCATATCTGGGAAGAGATTGAGAAGAAAAATAATAATGATCTGACAGCGATCCGCAAAGAAATCAACGATAATCCGGTGGGCACCGGAGCTTACAAGCTGCACTTCTACAATGATCAGAAAATTACCGTTATTCGCGACGACAACTACTGGGGACAAAAGCTGTTCGGCAAGCTGCCGGCACCGAAGTATATCACCCATGTAATCTACAAGGATAATGCGGCAGGGGATTTGGCTTTCAAGAGTGGGCAAGTGGACGTCTCCCAACAGTTTATCCCGCAGGTGTGGAAAATGTGGGAAGGCGGCGCTCCGGTCAAAACCTATCTGAAAGATGCTCCTTACTATCTCCCGGGTTCCATGCCGAGCATCTTCTTCAATCTCTCCAAAGCCGGACTGGATAACGCAGATGTCCGCCGGGCCATTGCCATGAGCATCAACTATGACAAGATCTCCGAACTGGCAATGAGCGGTTATTCTGCACCGATGCAGCCTTCGCTGACCTTGAACTCGGATGCCGAGTCCAAATATATTGATCAGAATGCAATCAAGTCTCTGCAGTGGACCACCGATGTGGAAGGGGCCAATGCGCTGCTTGATTCGATTGGGGCTGCCAAAGGCAAAGATGGCATTCGTGTACTGAATGGTACCCGTCTCGGACCGTTTGAAATTGAGTGTCCATACGGCTGGTCTGACTGGAATGCGGCGCTGGAGATTGTTGCACAGAGCGCCAAAGCAATCGGCATTGAGATTCGAACCAAATTCCCGGAATCCCCGGTATGGACCAATGATCTGCAGACCGGCAAATTCGATATTATCATGAACACGCCAGCGGGCGGTGTGAGTCCGAGCCAGCCGTGGAACCGTGCCATGACCATCATGTATTCGAAAGGCGTTGCTCCTCTCGGCGAGATGGCATTCTGGAATTGGGGCCGTTACCAGAATGACCGTGCAGATGCAATCATTGAAGAGATTCCTTCGGTTTCTGATGAGGCGAAACTGAAATCCCTATACACCGAACTGAATACGATTTGGCTCAAAGACATTCCGTCCATTCCACTAATGTACAGACCGTGGGTGTTTGATACCGTGAATGAGTCCGTCTGGAAAGGCTTCCCGTCCGAAGGGGACGGCACCAACATTCCGCCGCAGATTTCCATGGATGGCGCAGGCATCAAGGCCCTTTACCAAATTCATAATTAG
- a CDS encoding ABC transporter permease → MNAYARYVAKKVFWYGLTLIIAVGLNFILPRLIEGNPVSMIASKMTAGMTDSDSIKRVYETFTVEFGIDQPLWTQFGIYLKNLFTGNLGTSFGLYPKPVTDILASAVPWTVGLQLPAILVGWLIGNLLGAIAAYRKGVFDKVLFPVALFINSIPFFTLAIIMLYVFALTLKWFPLSGGYDFQMVPQLSFDFIMSVIRHHTLPFLSIVLVTIGGQAIGMREMSIYELNSDYVLYSKLLGIRDGRIARYVFRNAMLPQITGLALSIGTMVGGSLICEIVFSYPGIGTWLFTAIRQLDYPLISGCTLLIAVAVLLANFTIDVIYGFIDPRIKAAQMEEQ, encoded by the coding sequence ATGAATGCCTACGCCAGATATGTAGCGAAAAAAGTGTTCTGGTATGGCCTGACCCTGATCATCGCCGTCGGATTGAATTTTATTCTGCCAAGACTGATTGAAGGCAACCCGGTGAGCATGATCGCTTCCAAAATGACCGCAGGCATGACTGATTCGGATTCCATCAAGCGGGTGTATGAGACATTTACCGTTGAATTTGGTATTGATCAGCCCCTGTGGACCCAGTTTGGCATTTATCTGAAAAATCTCTTCACAGGCAATCTCGGCACGTCCTTCGGATTATATCCGAAGCCTGTAACGGACATTCTGGCCTCCGCCGTCCCTTGGACGGTGGGGCTTCAGCTCCCAGCTATCCTGGTGGGCTGGTTGATCGGCAATTTGCTCGGTGCCATCGCGGCATACCGGAAAGGTGTTTTTGATAAAGTGCTGTTTCCTGTAGCGCTGTTTATCAATTCCATTCCTTTTTTCACTCTGGCTATTATTATGCTGTATGTCTTTGCTTTAACACTGAAATGGTTTCCGCTGTCCGGTGGATACGACTTCCAGATGGTGCCCCAGCTAAGCTTCGACTTTATCATGTCGGTTATACGCCACCATACCTTGCCGTTCCTGTCCATTGTGCTCGTGACCATTGGCGGTCAGGCCATTGGCATGCGGGAGATGTCCATCTATGAGCTGAATTCGGACTATGTGCTGTACAGTAAACTGCTTGGTATTCGGGACGGCCGCATTGCCCGTTATGTGTTCCGCAACGCCATGCTGCCGCAGATCACGGGACTGGCGCTCTCCATTGGCACCATGGTTGGCGGATCACTGATCTGTGAAATTGTGTTCAGTTATCCGGGCATTGGCACCTGGCTGTTCACGGCCATACGTCAGCTTGACTATCCGCTCATTTCAGGATGTACACTGCTGATTGCCGTTGCCGTGCTGCTGGCCAATTTCACGATTGATGTAATCTATGGCTTCATTGATCCGCGCATTAAGGCTGCTCAGATGGAGGAACAATGA
- a CDS encoding cache domain-containing sensor histidine kinase: MRTLAGWIGQLWLRLRFRLRSSKVSSIRSIITWSFSIFIVLVLTIMALLLHDKFTQAAERSAELTTRQIVDQVSYNLEDYVRSMSHLYRAIEEHMLRDGTWEGEQVDKQLDTLLSSREDIISITLLDSKGELLKNRPSAELKSSAHVTQQGWFQSALRVPDHLSFSLPHIQNMYSGPYKWVVSMSKGITVRQNGQDRQVILLVDINFKQMDELSRRVSLGQRGYVYIIDESAGNIVYHPQQQLMYMGLKSENIEQALVATGSYEDEADGQKRLNTVKSVANIGWKIVGVAYLDEIMTTRQEVNGYLVRVLLVVLILVILVSMLLSSSLTRPIRRMERKMKAVERGDFNVELPVQGPLEVERLSRRFNLMVYKIRTLMNEIIHEQEQKRRLELEALQAQINPHFLYNTLNSVVRMVGMSRNEEVITMITSLSRLFRISLSQGKTIITVREELEHAHHYLTIQQMRFKRKFRFSLDADEDTLECLTLKLVLQPLIENAIVHGIEYHTDEGCIEIRVYRESGQLVFRITDNGVGMTEEQVAGLLQGSPIVKSGAGSGVAVRNVHDRIQLYYGEGCGLEFESELEEGTTVWIRIPVQCEREDGDYYDKR, translated from the coding sequence ATGAGAACGTTAGCCGGATGGATAGGCCAGTTATGGCTCCGGCTGCGTTTCCGTCTTCGATCCTCGAAGGTCAGCAGTATTCGGTCGATTATCACGTGGTCCTTTTCCATCTTCATTGTACTTGTGCTCACCATCATGGCCCTGCTTCTGCATGACAAATTCACACAGGCTGCCGAACGAAGCGCTGAACTGACAACGAGGCAGATCGTCGATCAGGTCAGCTACAACCTGGAGGACTATGTCCGGAGCATGTCGCATCTGTACAGAGCCATCGAGGAGCATATGCTGCGGGACGGAACCTGGGAAGGAGAACAGGTGGACAAACAGCTGGATACCCTGCTCAGCAGCCGGGAGGACATTATCTCCATTACACTGCTCGACTCCAAGGGCGAACTGCTCAAGAACAGACCTTCCGCCGAGCTAAAATCAAGCGCCCATGTGACACAGCAAGGGTGGTTTCAATCTGCGCTCAGAGTGCCGGACCACCTTAGCTTTTCACTGCCTCATATTCAGAACATGTACTCAGGCCCCTATAAGTGGGTCGTATCGATGAGCAAAGGCATTACTGTACGGCAAAATGGTCAGGATCGACAGGTCATTCTGCTGGTGGATATCAATTTCAAACAGATGGATGAACTGAGCCGCCGGGTCAGTCTGGGGCAGCGGGGATATGTCTACATCATCGACGAGAGCGCAGGCAACATTGTTTATCATCCGCAGCAGCAGCTGATGTACATGGGACTCAAAAGCGAAAATATCGAACAGGCCCTGGTGGCGACAGGCAGTTATGAAGATGAGGCGGATGGACAGAAAAGACTGAATACCGTGAAGTCTGTAGCCAATATCGGATGGAAAATTGTCGGTGTGGCCTACCTGGATGAAATCATGACAACCCGGCAGGAGGTCAATGGCTATCTTGTTCGGGTACTGCTGGTTGTGTTAATACTCGTTATTCTCGTGTCCATGCTGCTCTCTTCCAGTCTGACACGTCCAATTCGGCGGATGGAGCGGAAGATGAAAGCCGTGGAGAGAGGGGACTTCAATGTTGAGCTGCCTGTTCAGGGACCGCTTGAAGTGGAGCGGCTATCCCGTCGGTTTAACTTGATGGTGTACAAGATTCGTACCCTGATGAATGAGATCATCCATGAGCAGGAACAGAAACGGCGTCTCGAACTTGAAGCATTGCAGGCCCAGATTAATCCTCATTTTCTCTACAATACATTGAACTCTGTCGTGCGCATGGTGGGCATGAGTCGCAATGAAGAAGTGATCACCATGATCACATCGCTTTCACGCCTATTTCGCATAAGTCTCAGCCAAGGGAAAACCATTATTACTGTCCGCGAAGAGCTGGAGCATGCGCACCATTACCTGACCATTCAGCAGATGCGGTTCAAGCGCAAATTCCGGTTCAGCCTGGATGCAGATGAGGATACACTCGAATGTCTGACACTGAAGCTGGTTCTTCAGCCGTTAATTGAGAATGCCATCGTGCATGGGATTGAGTATCACACGGATGAAGGCTGCATTGAGATCCGCGTCTATCGGGAGAGCGGCCAGCTGGTATTCCGCATCACGGATAATGGTGTCGGCATGACGGAGGAGCAGGTGGCAGGACTGCTTCAGGGCAGTCCCATCGTGAAGAGTGGTGCTGGATCAGGGGTAGCCGTACGCAATGTGCATGACCGGATTCAGCTCTATTACGGGGAAGGGTGCGGTCTTGAATTCGAGAGTGAGCTGGAGGAAGGAACGACGGTCTGGATTCGGATACCGGTTCAATGCGAACGGGAGGATGGCGATTATTATGATAAAAGGTAA
- a CDS encoding cold-shock protein gives MQTGTVKWFNADKGFGFIEIEEGNDVFVHFSAIQSDGFKTLDEGQRVQFEVTQGNRGPQAENVTVI, from the coding sequence ATGCAAACAGGTACAGTGAAATGGTTCAACGCGGACAAAGGGTTCGGTTTTATCGAAATTGAAGAAGGAAATGACGTTTTCGTTCATTTCAGCGCAATCCAAAGTGACGGTTTCAAAACATTGGATGAAGGACAACGCGTTCAATTCGAAGTAACCCAAGGTAACCGGGGACCACAAGCTGAGAACGTTACAGTCATCTAA
- a CDS encoding ABC transporter permease, whose protein sequence is MKHSISILLKSPKFMIGAVTFVGMLLLVTIYPLINRSDPLEMIAMAFQPPGDGLLLGSDNFGRDIFLELMYGIQTSIRVGLIAGVFATVIGLIMGLVSGYIGGMLDNFLTAVTNIFIVIPSFIILILISVSIDSRSSLVTAIIIGITSWPWTARAVRAQTTSLRSRDHVHIAKISGHSTPRIIIHEILPYIASYVVMAFVLQTASGILSEASISMLGLGPYNTISLGILMNWALVFEAPVAGAWWAFIPAAMAIAVITFSLYLMNTGMDEIFNPKIRS, encoded by the coding sequence ATGAAGCATTCGATCTCTATTTTGCTGAAGTCGCCCAAGTTTATGATCGGTGCGGTGACTTTTGTAGGCATGCTGCTGCTTGTTACCATCTATCCGCTCATTAATCGCAGTGATCCGCTGGAGATGATTGCGATGGCGTTCCAGCCTCCGGGGGATGGATTGCTGCTGGGATCAGACAACTTTGGGCGTGATATCTTTCTGGAATTGATGTATGGCATTCAGACATCCATACGGGTGGGGCTGATAGCGGGCGTTTTTGCAACGGTCATAGGTCTGATTATGGGCTTGGTATCCGGATATATCGGAGGTATGCTGGACAATTTCCTGACTGCGGTTACGAATATTTTCATCGTGATTCCGTCATTTATCATTTTGATTCTGATCTCGGTCAGTATCGATTCCCGCAGTTCGCTCGTAACGGCCATCATTATTGGCATCACGAGCTGGCCCTGGACAGCCAGGGCAGTACGTGCACAGACAACATCCCTGCGGAGCCGGGATCATGTGCATATCGCGAAAATTTCGGGACATAGCACACCGCGTATCATCATCCATGAGATTTTGCCGTATATCGCGTCCTATGTCGTCATGGCCTTTGTGCTTCAGACCGCCTCGGGCATTCTGTCCGAAGCCTCCATCTCGATGCTGGGGCTCGGTCCGTATAATACGATATCACTCGGCATTCTAATGAACTGGGCACTGGTATTTGAAGCTCCGGTAGCAGGAGCATGGTGGGCATTCATTCCTGCGGCCATGGCCATTGCCGTCATTACGTTCTCGCTCTATCTGATGAATACAGGCATGGACGAAATCTTTAATCCGAAAATAAGGAGCTAA
- a CDS encoding response regulator has product MYRVLLVDDEEDVREGLVIEVDWEALDLRIVGLAENGREALEMAERVEPDIVVTDISMPFMDGLELARRLRERNPLVKVVILTGYDEFDYARQAVSLSVDEYLLKPFSAGHLTELLTRLRAQMASEVAEREDVQQLRDHYYTSLPLVQADLMATLLHRQKSPAYIHDKAKQCGLDLNGEHYGVSVLTLHMEGDGKKNGHQVGANTQASVKADNVSENKGNHGSGGSLRHSEDAELKQFAALNIAEEVWKEHGAGHAFMHQEAIVLLFIDRWGQGEGEKRQQQALENVIRSINHYLRIPATVGSGSMVDTLSDVKHAYEDALLALDYRLVPGTDSLIYIADVERQTAGKLRFDELKQQTLTRTLKAGTRTELEDALDIIFREITVEHGRGDIQLYLIEVLTTVWKAAQASGEDMEDIFGSGFQLYADMFRLPGLSEAQDKVREVCVLVQHRIASGRQHVYKDIVEQALRFTKEHYADPDLSIQKVCGYLHISSGYFCGIFKKEVQLTFLQYLMQIRMEAAKELLRSTELKSFEIAERVGFAEPNYFSFCFKKHIGVSPKEYRKQFALTTREGAER; this is encoded by the coding sequence GTGTACCGGGTATTGCTGGTGGATGATGAAGAAGACGTACGCGAAGGATTAGTCATAGAGGTAGATTGGGAGGCCCTGGATCTGCGAATCGTCGGATTGGCAGAGAATGGCCGTGAAGCGCTGGAGATGGCCGAGAGAGTTGAGCCCGATATCGTGGTAACCGACATCAGCATGCCGTTTATGGATGGACTGGAACTTGCGCGAAGGCTGCGGGAACGCAACCCGCTCGTGAAGGTTGTCATTTTGACAGGGTATGATGAATTTGATTATGCCAGGCAGGCGGTCTCACTGAGTGTGGATGAATATTTGTTGAAGCCGTTCTCAGCCGGGCATCTGACCGAACTGCTTACACGTCTGCGAGCGCAGATGGCATCTGAGGTGGCAGAACGCGAAGACGTTCAGCAGCTGCGGGATCATTATTATACAAGCTTGCCGCTGGTGCAGGCTGATCTGATGGCTACGCTGCTGCATCGGCAGAAATCGCCGGCGTATATTCACGACAAAGCCAAACAGTGCGGTCTGGACCTCAACGGTGAGCATTATGGGGTGTCCGTTCTGACGCTGCACATGGAGGGTGACGGGAAGAAGAATGGCCATCAAGTGGGAGCGAATACTCAGGCATCGGTTAAGGCAGACAACGTATCGGAGAATAAGGGTAACCACGGTTCCGGGGGATCACTGCGTCACTCCGAGGATGCGGAACTGAAGCAGTTCGCTGCACTTAACATTGCCGAAGAGGTATGGAAGGAACACGGAGCAGGACATGCTTTTATGCACCAGGAAGCCATTGTTCTGCTTTTTATTGATCGCTGGGGACAGGGCGAAGGGGAGAAACGTCAGCAGCAGGCCCTTGAAAATGTCATCCGCAGCATTAATCACTACTTGCGCATCCCGGCCACCGTGGGTTCTGGATCCATGGTCGATACCCTCTCGGATGTGAAACACGCTTATGAGGATGCATTATTGGCGCTCGACTACAGACTGGTGCCGGGGACCGATTCGCTGATCTATATTGCAGACGTGGAGCGGCAGACTGCAGGCAAGCTGCGTTTTGACGAGCTGAAGCAGCAGACGCTGACCCGTACGCTCAAGGCAGGAACCAGAACGGAGCTTGAAGATGCACTGGATATCATTTTCCGGGAAATTACGGTCGAGCATGGTCGGGGGGACATCCAGTTGTACCTGATTGAGGTGTTGACGACGGTATGGAAGGCCGCGCAGGCATCGGGTGAGGACATGGAGGATATCTTCGGTTCCGGTTTCCAATTGTATGCGGATATGTTCCGATTGCCGGGACTGTCTGAAGCACAGGACAAAGTGAGGGAGGTCTGCGTGCTCGTACAGCACCGGATTGCCAGCGGGCGCCAGCATGTATACAAGGATATTGTGGAGCAGGCGCTGCGGTTTACGAAGGAACATTACGCCGATCCCGATCTGTCCATACAGAAGGTATGCGGATATCTGCATATCAGTTCTGGTTATTTTTGCGGCATTTTCAAAAAAGAAGTGCAGCTTACCTTCCTGCAATATTTGATGCAGATCCGTATGGAGGCGGCCAAGGAACTGCTTCGCTCCACGGAGCTGAAGTCGTTTGAGATCGCGGAACGGGTAGGCTTCGCCGAACCGAATTATTTCAGTTTTTGCTTCAAGAAACATATCGGCGTCTCTCCCAAAGAATATCGCAAGCAGTTCGCGCTGACAACGCGTGAAGGTGCAGAACGATGA